In a genomic window of Trichoderma atroviride chromosome 4, complete sequence:
- a CDS encoding uncharacterized protein (EggNog:ENOG41~TransMembrane:9 (i48-73o79-100i107-127o133-150i171-194o200-221i268-289o301-322i334-350o)), whose product MAITATETAVENVELTDFAQGSSEEGPRETQPEEGPDEGLSKLAYLRLAAAGVSFFVAGTNDGSIGALIPYVIREYNVNTAIVSSVYGANFFGWLFAAFANTHLCQYLNLGAMLALGALFQIIAHALRSWDPPFGLFVVTFWLVSIGQAFQDTHANSYAAGVKSSHRWLAFIHAMYAAGCLVGPFVSTAVASSGEVSRWYLYYTFPLGLGVFNLVLTCIAFRDTLGFVRKTVTSDNHESPDVDQSTEATSRNTNATQLIKQTVSTPSVWLLSLFFFFYLGSVLTASGWVVEYLVKARGGELSQVGFVPAGFNGGTLLGRLLLAEPTHRYGERRVIFGYIVAAFAFQLIFWL is encoded by the exons ATGGCCATCACTGCAACCGAGACCGCTGTCGAAAATGTTGAGCTCACCGATTTCGCTCAGGGGAGCAGCGAGGAGGGCCCCCGTGAGACGCAGCCAGAGGAAGGGCCAGATGAGGGTCTGAGTAAGTTGGCTTACTTGaggctggctgcagcaggcgTGTCCTTCTTTGTGGCGGGAACAAACGATGGTAGCATTGGAGCCTTGATACCCTATGTCATCCGCGAGTACAATGTCAACACGGCAATTGTGTCCAGCGT ATATGGCGCCAATTTCTTTGGCTGGCTCTTTGCAGCCTTTGCCAACACGCATCTCTGCCAGTATCTCAACCTCGGCGCGATGCTTGCCCTCGGGGCGCTGTTCCAGATCATTGCCCATGCTCTCAGATCTTGGGATCCTCCGTTTGGGCTTTTCGTCGTGACGTTTTGGCTTGTGAGCATTGGACAGGCTTTCCAAGACACGCACGCAAACTCATATGCCGCCGGCGTCAAATCTTCTCACCGCTGGCTGGCATTCATCCACGCCATGTATGCGGCTGGCTGCTTGGTTGGGCCATTCGTCTCCACCGCCGTCGCGTCATCTGGTGAAGTTTCTAGGTGGTACTTATATTACACATTTCCTTTAGGACTGGGAGTTTTCAACCTTGTCTTGACTTGCATTGCGTTTCGAGACACCCTTGGATTTGTGCGCAAGACTGTCACAAGCGACAACCACGAGAGCCCAGACGTTGATCAAAGCACTGAAGCAACATCGCGAAACACGAATGCGACTCAACTCATCAAACAGACTGTCAGCACGCCGAGCGTATGGCTGCtaagtctcttcttcttcttctacctcGGCTCAGTTCTCACGGCCAGCGGCTGGGTTGTTGAGTACCTCGTCAAGGCAAGGGGTGGGGAGCTATCCCAGGTAGGCTTCGTCCCTGCTGGATTCAACGGCGGCACTCTGCTtggacggctgctgctggcagagCCGACGCATAGATATGGTGAGCGTCGAGTGATATTCGGCTATATTGTTGCAGCGTTTGCCTTTCAACTAATCTTCTGGTTGTAA
- a CDS encoding uncharacterized protein (EggNog:ENOG41~TransMembrane:7 (o20-43i55-77o89-106i150-171o207-225i237-258o273-294i)): MGSELGLTADSAPRPRMDSVGVFFICWTTIWSLLLLWGMGFLIRHRQMSMLKIRGIWLSLSSILFLHLYWASVQLGYVFGPLYPGSCEFWIMSIYLPLGIGLFHASNTRFLHVAQRQKQFIDKSDNANTPTSKAGGILGRFRELDHSAKAVVLVSAGMFFQLFMAIFMYLISRKWHSSWGIPGTEVHGTEMEQKVEMGRGWEWTPSILWQFFWAWIVAPLTLWRARDIHDTQGWRTQTILCAVSSFHASPMWLFALYFPDMEKVNQYWIPPQWIALSIWLMEIFTVFLPCWEVLCHQTLRQETLDTIAHWEKNKTLGKAIQSFKSKSTLIDSIKTRWTSTSSVKTSSVESILTLSALEYVLARNPEPLQQFSALRDFSGENIAFLTSVAEWKSSFPASVRNRSSDVSEETRRELVRERFNRALRIYTEYISATDAVFPINISSAELKKLALVFEEPARSMYGEKQAVNPATPFSCPEWNKFGSADSSSEGPRSVSEHDSCSGDGVQYWGDIPETFDQTVFEDAEKSIKYLVLTNTWPKFVRARRESMESFQSGSTEEGNSMWFSIPCKQ, encoded by the exons ATGGGCTCTGAACTGGGTCTCACGGCTGATTCTGCGCCCAGGCCAAGGATGGACAGCGTGGGCGTCTTTTTCATTTGCTGGACCACGATATGGagcttgctgttgctctggGGCATGGGCTTCTTGatccgccatcgccagatgTCCATGTTGAAGATTCGGGGGATATGGCTATCGCTGTCTTCGATTCTGTTCCTCCATCTTTACTGGGCATCTGTGCAGCTTGGTTATGTGTTTGGGCCGCTGTATCCTGGTAGCTGTGAGTTTTGGATCATGTCGATATACCTACCTCTTGGTATTGGCCTGTTCCATGCTTCAAACACTCGTTTTCTCCACGTTGCACAACGCCAGAAGCAGTTCATCGACAAGAGTGATAATGCCAATACTCCAACGAGCAAAGCGGGTGGCATTCTCGGACGATTTCGGGAACTTGACCACTCAGCCAAGGCTGTCGTCCTAGTCAGCGCTGGAATGTTCTTTCAG CTATTCATGGCAATTTTCATGTACCTCATCTCCCGGAAGTGGCATAGCTCTTGGGGCATCCCAGGCACCGAGGTCCACGGgacggagatggagcaaAAGGTTGAGATGGGCCGCGGATGGGAGTG GACGCCTTCCATCCTCTGGCAATTCTTCTGGGCGTGGATTGTTGCGCCTCTCACGCTGTGGCGCGCACGAGATATTCATGACACGCAGGGATGGCGAACTCAGACTATTTTGTGTGCGGTTTCTAG TTTTCACGCCTCGCCCATGTGGCTATTTGCCTTGTATTTTCCAGACATGGAAAAGGTTAACCAATACTGGATTCCTCCTCAGTG GATTGCGCTCTCTATTTGGCTCATGGAGATATTCACCGTTTTCCTGCCGTGCTGGGAAGTCTTGTGTCATCAAACGCTCCGTCAAGAGACGCTGGATACAATTGCTCATtgggagaagaacaagactTTGGGCAAGGCGATCCAATCATTCAAGTCCAAATCGACACTCATAGACTCCATCAAAACGAGGTGGACGTCCACCAGCTCCGTCAAGACGTCTTCCGTCGAGTCTATCCTTACGCTGAGCGCGCTCGAATATGTGCTAGCGAGGAACCCCGAGCCTTTGCAGCAATTCTCCGCGCTGAGAGATTTCTCTGGAGAGAATATTGCATTCTTGACGAGCGTGGCAGAATGGAAATCTTCATTTCCCGCTTCGGTTCGTAACCGCAGTAGCGACGTATCCGAAGAGACCAGACGGGAGCTGGTTCGAGAGCGATTCAACCGGGCCTTGCGCATCTACACCGAGTACATCAGCGCTACTGATGCGGTGTTTCCGATTAACATTTCGTCGGCAGAGCTCAAAAAGCTGGCATTAGTCTTTGAAGAACCTGCGCGCTCCATGTATGGCGAAAAACAGGCCGTCAATCCCGCAACACCCTTTAGCTGTCCCGAGTGGAACAAGTTCGGCTCTGCAGATTCATCTTCCGAGGGCCCCAGGTCGGTTTCTGAACACgacagctgcagcggcgATGGCGTTCAGTATTGGGGTGACATTCCGGAGACCTTTGACCAGACAGTTTTTGAAGACGCAGAGAAGAGCATAAAGTATTTGGTGCTGACTAATACGTGGCCCAAGTTTGTACGAGCTCGACGAGAGTCCATGGAATCCTTTCAGAGCGGAAGCACAGAGGAGGGCAATTCAATGTGGTTTTCAATTCCGTGTAAGCAATAG
- a CDS encoding uncharacterized protein (EggNog:ENOG41), producing MAPISLSVRKALPEDAPTVLALVRSAYRGESSRAGWTTEADLVDDQRIDESGLLTKINEPFGAVLVAHDEAGEMIACCEVLKKNDTVGYFGLFAVNPLRQAGGIGRTVLAKAEEYAKQTWGLSEMQMTVIWTRLELIDWYVRRGYTRTDKKEPFPYGSLVGGEALRDDLYFSVLVKAL from the coding sequence ATGGCGCCAATCTCACTCTCCGTCCGAAAAGCCTTACCTGAGGATGCTCCAACTGTCCTCGCACTGGTGCGCTCAGCATACCGAGGCGAGTCCAGCCGCGCCGGATGGACCACCGAAGCAGATCTCGTGGATGACCAGCGCATAGACGAATCCGGGCTGCTCACAAAGATCAACGAGCCGTTTGGGGCGGTTCTTGTTGCCCACGACGAAGCCGGCGAAATGATTGCGTGCTGCGAAGTGTTGAAGAAAAACGACACTGTTGGATACTTTGGCCTGTTTGCCGTAAACCCGCTGCGCCAGGCCGGGGGCATTGGCCGCACTGTTTTGGCCAAGGCAGAGGAGTATGCCAAGCAGACCTGGGGCCTGTCTGAGATGCAGATGACGGTCATTTGGACGCGACTTGAGCTCATAGACTGGTACGTCCGGAGAGGCTATACGAGAACGGACAAGAAAGAGCCTTTTCCATACGGCAGCCTGGTGGGTGGTGAGGCGCTGAGAGACGACTTGTATTTTTCGGTGTTGGTCAAGGCTCTGTGA
- a CDS encoding uncharacterized protein (EggNog:ENOG41) — MSQLADNQPRRLPYTGSCHCGNIRYVVFLTLPPASLVGVTKPPPSRGVQRIYRCNCTVCHKSGFLHVRPASAFDDFFLLSPLDPLDTLGDYLCHKKTLHNLFCKTCAVRCFTIHGEGEVVEASLPRAIALPGTSSSEDTVSVKAWRLKPVELTEGIPHQGSYLSVNGQTIDPGQEGFDVREWAESKSIGYLDCFHSPDQRKPPRCDRPQIGGSY; from the coding sequence ATGAGCCAACTTGCGGATAACCAGCCTCGGCGTCTACCCTACACGGGCTCGTGTCACTGCGGCAATATTCGCTACGTCGTCTTCCTGACTCTCCCTCCCGCATCACTTGTCGGTGTTACCAAACCGCCGCCATCGCGAGGAGTTCAGCGCATCTACAGATGCAACTGCACCGTCTGCCACAAGTCCGGGTTTCTGCACGTCCGTCCTGCGTCTGCATTTGACGACTTCTTCCTGCTGTCTCCGCTCGACCCACTGGATACCTTGGGCGATTATCTGTGCCACAAGAAGACGCTGCACAATCTCTTTTGTAAGACATGCGCGGTGCGGTGTTTCACCATTCATGGCGAGGGAGAAGTCGTCGAGGCTAGTCTGCCAAGAGCAATTGCTTTGCCAGGCACATCTAGCTCTGAGGATACTGTCTCTGTCAAGGCTTGGAGACTTAAGCCAGTAGAGTTGACGGAAGGGATCCCTCATCAGGGCTCATATCTCAGCGTCAATGGACAAACGATAGATCCAGGACAAGAGGGATTCGATGTAAGAGAGTGGGCTGAAAGCAAGTCGATCGGATACCTTGATTGCTTCCACAGCCCCGATCAAAGGAAGCCACCGCGTTGTGATAGACCCCAGATAGGTGGCTCATACTAA